The following DNA comes from Acipenser ruthenus chromosome 47, fAciRut3.2 maternal haplotype, whole genome shotgun sequence.
ttgtttgccatgcttactaactattccagcgaatacttgcttctgaaaagactccttgaTGCTGACTGTGGTGGGAGAGTGAGGTGGGATGCATTCTGTATCAGTGCTGTGCAATGCAGGTTTGTTACAGTTCTATGATTTATGATTGTAAATAAAGATACCAGAAACAGCAAAGAATGCTGATAGCTTTAttgaaagaaatacagaaagCGCATCATAATTAACATTGAATTTCCTGCACATTAACACTGCACTCAGAATTAGAGGATTTATCCTCCCGCTTTACAATGTAAGAGTTTGATTAATTGAAACGCAGTGAGTAAACCAAGCCTGTGTGGTAAACAGAAAGGTTTCACAATGCTCTATAAGACAAGAGTTACAGAAGAACAGGGCATGATCAATACGTTTCAGCCTGTTCCACAAACCCCAAATCACACTCGTCTTGTTTATATGAAGATATTTAGGCTCAATTTGCAGGAGGTTGACTAGCTATACTATTTCAATGGGAGAGTGTAAGTGGTAAGAGGCTGGAACAAGCTGCACTGCTCTGACTTTGGTGTCTAATACTACAATACTGATACGCAAGATTGTATTTGGGAATTACCCGTCTGAAAGGGGAAAACACAGTAGTTCATGTTGGCTCCTGTTTGACACGTAGCCAACACAGATTCTTTGCAGCGTTTGGATGTGATCCTACCCTCTAGACTGAGCAGGTGTGGGGTGCAAAGAAATCTATCCATTGGTGAGCATTTACTGCCCCCTTACGTTTTTAAGATATTTACAATCATTCTCAGGGACACGTGTTGCAATTACTCagatactgtgttttatttatttgctttcacctgagttcaggagctgcctttCAGTTCTGGTTTCCTgatgtgtaacacaggctagatcagccggTCTTTATAGGAGTAACAGCAAGTCACCTGGATTCTTTTGTAATGAtggcaatacactagctgtgcactagatggtgctgtcgCGTACTAAtttaaagacactggctgatccaGCTAACATGATGTCTATAGCAAGCACCTAGAACTGAGAGTAGCTCCTtaaacttttttaatttttttattctgtatttgagtaattgctcTAAGAAACACTCAGCATAGTTGCAATCATCACAGAAACATAAGGGGAcgtttaaaaacatgtaaaatgtcatttgaagcgaATTGCTTTTTAGGTTTtcagcagacagagagagagcacacttTACCATGCAATCCAATGCATTCCAGAGCACATGGCAATATAACAAGCAAAAGAGTGACAAGAAGGGTACAGTGAATGCGACAGTGGGCACTGCTTAGAAAGCTAGTGCATTCACAACTGAAGCTGATTGGTGCAAGTACATTATCTCACGTTATCTGATCTTCTACATAAGTGGCTTAAATGGTACTTAATTTCCAGAACATCAAATTCATTGATCAAGTACTTGCACTACAGAAGAATGGGTTTATCCAGTACTTTGTTCTTATGCAGCATGCACATTCATACCCTTTATTTGTCCTTCTTTGCTTCACAGTCTGGTATCAGACGACAGGATACACACCATGGTCGGCTATCCCACATTGGTTTTGCTCATCCTTTGCCAGCCGCAAATATCCACCTTCACCCCAGCACTCTCCGTAGCTGTAAATAAaatttcattaattcattaatacgTTAAATACAAATATCTCCTTGAGGTGGCAGTAAACGAATTTTACTGACCTGTTTTTCAAAATCCAGAATTTTTTCCCAGCAGAATCTCCATAACCCACAACCAGGACTGCGTGGTTAGCATTCCATATCCTTTTGGTCTCATAGTAAATGCCTAGGGAATAGGATAAACTCAGTAAGACACAAGTTAACCTGAACAAAACTCTGCTTTAATTGTAACGTTAAGTTTAAAccctcagtaataaaaaaaagcagatgAATGTTAAATGAAGTGCAGTTATACGGTCTTCAGAGCCACATTATGAAAGCAGTACTTTCCCTGGAGTCAGAAAACACAGACACGGCCAAACAACACAGCCAGTAAAATAGAGAAATATGAGCTAACCTCATTATTGTTAGAGGCACGACTCAGAACAACGATAGCAACAGCAGAAAGAGAATTGATGGGCATGTGAGATTATTTGTCCTGTAAAGAGAAAGTCACCTGACTTGTAGAACTGGAAAGAACAGTGAGAAGCATCGATAGCCACAGAGACAGGTCCAATGCTGGCCACAGCATCCTGCAGAGCTCGTTCGCTCTTCTTCACTGCAGTATAGCCAGAACAGTTGGCTACTTTACGAGCATTGGTTGTGCATGGCCCGTCCTAGCAGACAGGAGAACAGCATCAGATCAAGTGAGCATTATACCAAACCCTAGTCCCCAGGTGCTAGTAGCATGCAGTATCAGACATCAcgttttgaactgaaaaatacattttatggaactattttgttagctacaattactttaaatgaaatactgaGAATGTTCCGTTATACAAAAAAGCTGTTAGTATAATAGGATCATGTTAAGAGTTTGTATTTGAGTGTGCATCACATTGTTTTGTTAGGGTCTGATTGACACATTTATTAATCCCTTTCGGTTTTTAATTCCAGTTCAAGACAAACATGTGCCAATGGGATTGTGACATATATTTAGGgtataaatgaaatttataattaaagttcgggaggagggtcagacaccaatctccgcgtcaccaaattgaatcattcaatttacacattagctaatttaaattgttagcactataaataccctcttcatttacctctcagttgcgttttgatttcatcgtaacccaccacctccccatctccacctttcttaataagtttttatgttttatcaatgggggtctcagcctcgtccagttggccaggcagcgaaccctcaaaccaagttaggtttgatgccaaatgaatgtgtatatacagcatactttctgttaaatcgcatactccgcattctctacaataaatatttgtaccaaaacattttgtgattggtgtttgtcccgaactactgaagtatagtttattcaggaatctgTTTGGGGGAGTCTTTGGTATTAATGTGCTCCACTGCATTTGATCAGCATTTTGTAAATAGATTAGGTTCAGTTGCTTTACATCCCTCAGAGAACCTACCTTGGCACGGTAGGGGTAGCTTTCCTCAGAGGCAATCCCGTTTTTCTTCACATATTCAAAGGATGTGTTCATGAATCCGTTATTACAACCACTGTTCCCATACTCTTCGTTATTGGTGCAGTCCACCAGGTTCTGTTCACTCAGTGACACCAGCTGGCGTGTCTTCTTGAAATGTTGTCCCTCAAGGGCTCCCGTAGCAGAAAAGGCCCAGCAGGAGGCACATGCCTGTGAGGAGACAAACAGATTTAAATGAATGCAGCTAGTATGTTTGGTAATATGACAATGCATCCCAGTTGTACGACAATTGAAAGGGGTTGTGAATGATCACTGTTGTGAGGACCTTCAGAGATGCTATGACATCACCCATCTGATACCCCCTCTCACACATGGAGGTTGTATGGTGTTGACTAGTCATGTCTGGACACTTTTGCTTAGAGCTCATTGAGTCTCTTCAGATGCAGCTGACCCCTGTATGAAGTGCCTGAGGTTAGATAAAAATGTAGTTAGATACCCCCTGGTTCTTCACACGGGTGACGTAACCTTTGACTCGCCAGTCAATCGATTTTGGAGGCACAGGGCTGCCGGTCGAGTTAAACACAGGCAGCTTCCTCAGGGCAGGATCCGGGCGGAAACCATTCATCTTATTGAACTCCTGGTTGGTCTGAAGGAATAAAACAGCCAGTTAATAAAGGAGATGTGCAGGGAACCCAAACAGCATGGCTCATACTGTATTTATTCTCTTTGTACTACATTCACTAATAATATTTGCATAGCACATTGTGCCATCTGGTGACAAAACAATGTAATTGCAGTTTCTTAAGAATGGATTTGGCCACATGTAACAGGATAACGATTCTCAAAACTGTATGTGTTCTCCTCATGATCCCTAATACAAAGAGCCAATGCACAGGGTAGTCTCTCTAGGGAATCCCTATGGGTGTGGTACCAGATCTCCGAAGTGGTTCATCCCCAGCTTGTAGGAGTGTTTCCCTGCAGCGTGCTCCTGGTTGTGCTGCTCGATGAAACGCCAGTTGTCTTCCCAAACCATCCTCCTGTAGCTCTCGGTCTCCTCCTACAGACCAAGGAAGCAACATCAGAACTCAGGAATCAAATAACCGACCACCACCTAACTAGAGGCACAATCAGAAAGCAAATTCCTAACCGTATAGGACAGgtaataatcaatgcattgagaagactttattgttaaaaacaagAAATCAAATGTGTAAGCAACACCAGAACGCAGGTATCTTGTTATGTTATTTAGGTAGATTCCCTGGTGCTGAAAAATGCTCTaagaaaatccagctgtggcttatagATTGATCAAATGAACTTTCCTCAGAGTGAAAACTAGCCGAAGGGTTTGTTGAACTCGTATCAGAGCTTCAGTGCTGTACCTCTGAATACTGCTTCCCGTGCAGCCCCTTCCACTCCTGCCAGGGGTCCTCGAGCGCGGGGTCCTTCGAGAACAAGGAGGCTGCAGCCACAGCGGTCACCACGGCAACCAGGAACACCACGAACACCTGCATCGTCTGGAACTGGAAAAGGAGCACAAGTCACtcatagcgcgcacacacacaacatggcAAAACTAGAcacaagaaatacataaatattaaaataaacttcgATCGAATGACCTTTTCTCATAGTGAAAACTACCTAAAGTGTTTATTTACTTAAGTGCAGTATTACTTTATAATCCTCCACAGAAGCAAATGCTTACTGTTTGCATTGTCTGTAACAGTAAAATGAGCACAAATTCCCATTGAAGTATCTTATTCCTgattgtagatttaaaaaaaaaaactaagtttcAAAAACTATTGTCCTGCTATCTacaaacatatacatataaattGTTCTTTTAGTTTTGGTTATCTGATCTGTAGGACATCAT
Coding sequences within:
- the LOC117428941 gene encoding procathepsin L-like isoform X1; this translates as MQVFVVFLVAVVTAVAAASLFSKDPALEDPWQEWKGLHGKQYSEEETESYRRMVWEDNWRFIEQHNQEHAAGKHSYKLGMNHFGDLTNQEFNKMNGFRPDPALRKLPVFNSTGSPVPPKSIDWRVKGYVTRVKNQGACASCWAFSATGALEGQHFKKTRQLVSLSEQNLVDCTNNEEYGNSGCNNGFMNTSFEYVKKNGIASEESYPYRAKDGPCTTNARKVANCSGYTAVKKSERALQDAVASIGPVSVAIDASHCSFQFYKSGIYYETKRIWNANHAVLVVGYGDSAGKKFWILKNSYGECWGEGGYLRLAKDEQNQCGIADHGVYPVV
- the LOC117428941 gene encoding procathepsin L-like isoform X2; its protein translation is MQVFVVFLVAVVTAVAAASLFSKDPALEDPWQEWKGLHGKQYSEETESYRRMVWEDNWRFIEQHNQEHAAGKHSYKLGMNHFGDLTNQEFNKMNGFRPDPALRKLPVFNSTGSPVPPKSIDWRVKGYVTRVKNQGACASCWAFSATGALEGQHFKKTRQLVSLSEQNLVDCTNNEEYGNSGCNNGFMNTSFEYVKKNGIASEESYPYRAKDGPCTTNARKVANCSGYTAVKKSERALQDAVASIGPVSVAIDASHCSFQFYKSGIYYETKRIWNANHAVLVVGYGDSAGKKFWILKNSYGECWGEGGYLRLAKDEQNQCGIADHGVYPVV